Within the Bradyrhizobium cosmicum genome, the region TCAACGCGACCATTTTGGCAAAACTCGAATATTTCAATCCGGCCGCGAGTGTGAAGGACCGCATCGGTGCGGCCATGATCATCGCGATGGAGAAGGCCGGCATCGTCAAGCCCGATACCGTGCTGATCGAGCCGACCTCCGGCAATACCGGTATCGCGCTTGCCTTCGTGGCGGCGTCACGCGGCTACCGGCTGAAGCTGGTGATGCCGGAATCAATGTCGATCGAGCGGCGCAAGATGCTGGCCTTTCTCGGCGCCGAGCTGGTGCTGACGCCGGCAGCCCAGGGCATGAAGGGCGCGATCGCGACGGCCGAGGAGCTCGTGAAGACGACGCCGAACGCGGTGATGCCGCAGCAGTTCAAGAACCTAGCCAATCCCGAAGTGCACCGTCGCACCACGGCCGAGGAGATCTGGAACGACACCGGCGGCAACATCGATTACTTCGTCGCCGGCGTCGGCACCGGCGGCACCATCACCGGGGTCGGCCAGGTGCTGAAGCCGCGCAAGGCTTCGCTGCGCGTGGTCGCGGTCGAGCCGGAGGAGAGTCCCGTGCTGTCGGGCGGCCAGCACACGCCGCACAAGATCCAGGGCATCGGCGCCGGCTTCGTGCCCGACATTCTCGACCGCTCGGTGATCGACGAGATCGTGAAGATCAACTCGACGACGGCGATCGAGACCTCGCGCGCGCTGGCGCGGCATGAGGGCATTCCGGGCGGGATCTCCTCGGGCGCCGCGATCGCGGCGGCGCTCCAGATCGGCAAGCGGCCGGAAGCTGCGGGAAAAACCATCCTGGCTATAGTGCCATCCTTCTCCGAGCGGTATCTTTCGACGGCTCTGTTTGAGGGAATCTAGGACATGGCGGATCAACCCCCGAGGCGACCGCGCACGCTGGGCGATGCCAGGACCGAGGCCGAGGCGGCCTTCAAGAAGGTGACGGCCAAGGTGGTCGTCGCGCCGCCGAAGCAGAACGTGGCGCCGGGGGTCAAGGAGCAGGTCAGCCTGCGGATCGACCAGGACGTGCTGGAGTTCTTTAGGGAGGGCGGACCCGGCTGGCAGGACCGCATCAACGAGGCGCTGCGCAAGGCTGCGGGGAAGTAGGCTTTCGGCCCCTCGGTGGGCGCGACCAACGAAAACGAAAAGCCCGGCGCGAGCCGGGCTTTTGCATGTTGTAGCCTGCCTGCCTCAGCGACGGAACATGCCGCCCATCATGCCGCCGACGACGCCGCCGACGAAGGCCGCGCCGGCATCGCCGCCACCGCTGTTGCGATGCTGGGCCGGTGGTGCGCTCTGGGCCTGGGCGGGGGCCGCACGCCGGGCCGGCTTGGGGCTGTCATCGCTCGCGGTGGCCGGGGCCGCCACGATCTCGGAGAGCAGGGCCTTGTGCTGGAGCTTGTTGAGGTAGCCGGTCGAGGGATAGCCGCGGGCGGCCTGCCAGCGCTTCAGAACCGTGCGGGTGTCGTCGCTGAACACGCCGGTCACCTTGGTATCGAAGCCGAGCCCGGTCAGGCGGCGCTGCACGTCGCGGCGCTGGCCCTTGTCGAGGCCGATCTGGTCCTCGGTGAGCTGGGTCGAGTCATCGGTGAAGGTCGCCGGATCGATACCGGAGTTGAGATTGCGGGTGGCCGTGGACGGACCGCTCTTGATCGCCGCAAGCCGCGCCAGGGCCAGCGCCTTGAACTGGCCGTTCGGATAGGCCGAGAGATAGGCGTTGAGCTCTTCCGGCTTGTTGGATTCCTTGACCGAACGCCAATACTCGAGCTCGACGCCGTCAGAGCTGCTGGCCGCTGCCGGCACGACGCCGGAAGCGGTCGGCGCCGCGTTGGCCACCTGTGTCTGCTGCGAAGGGTTGAGATAGACCGCGCCGATCAGGTTGGTGTGGCCCCAGGGAAGCTGGCCCTTGCGGGTCTCTTCGTTGACCTGGGCGCGCACTGACGTCATCGCCTGCTGGATCTCGACGCCGGGCTTGGTGATGTTGTCGATCAGCGCGCGGGTGAAGGGGCTGTTGTTGCCCTCCTGACCGTCGAGCGCGGTCTGGCCCGGGCCGGTGGCGAACGCGATCAGCGTGCCTTCGCCGGACTTCATCTCGGCAAGGCCGCTCTGCACATTGACGCTGCGGGTGGCGGAGTTGGACTTGATCTTGGCGGCGAACGGATTGTCGCGGCAGGCATCGAGGAAGACGAGCTTGACCTTGGCATCGCCCATGGTCTGCTCGAGCGTCAGGTCGATGTTGATCGCCGCGCCGAGCTTGACGTCCATCTCCGACTTGATGTCGGCATCGACTGGCAGGAGATAGTTGCTGCCGCTGACGGCGATGCCGTGGCCGGCGTAATAGAACACGGCGACGTCGGAGCCCTGCGCCTTGCGGCCGAAATCCAGCAGCTTCTCGGTCATCTGGTCGCGGGTGAGGTTGGAGCCTTCGATCACCTCGAAGCCGACATTGCGCAGCGTCGCCGCCATCGCCTTGGCGTCGATCGGTGGGTTCGGCAATTGCGCGACGTTCTTGTAGGAGCCGTTGCCGACGACGAAAGCGACGCGGCGGTCGGCCTTCGCGGCGCTGACCGACAGCGCCATGCACATCAGCGAAGCGAGGAGGGTGAGATAGCGC harbors:
- the cysK gene encoding cysteine synthase A, with protein sequence MDTSSTAGAAHQPGRGRIYNSIVEAFGDTPIVRLQRLPGMHGVNATILAKLEYFNPAASVKDRIGAAMIIAMEKAGIVKPDTVLIEPTSGNTGIALAFVAASRGYRLKLVMPESMSIERRKMLAFLGAELVLTPAAQGMKGAIATAEELVKTTPNAVMPQQFKNLANPEVHRRTTAEEIWNDTGGNIDYFVAGVGTGGTITGVGQVLKPRKASLRVVAVEPEESPVLSGGQHTPHKIQGIGAGFVPDILDRSVIDEIVKINSTTAIETSRALARHEGIPGGISSGAAIAAALQIGKRPEAAGKTILAIVPSFSERYLSTALFEGI
- a CDS encoding BrnA antitoxin family protein, whose translation is MADQPPRRPRTLGDARTEAEAAFKKVTAKVVVAPPKQNVAPGVKEQVSLRIDQDVLEFFREGGPGWQDRINEALRKAAGK
- a CDS encoding caspase family protein, whose translation is MRYLTLLASLMCMALSVSAAKADRRVAFVVGNGSYKNVAQLPNPPIDAKAMAATLRNVGFEVIEGSNLTRDQMTEKLLDFGRKAQGSDVAVFYYAGHGIAVSGSNYLLPVDADIKSEMDVKLGAAINIDLTLEQTMGDAKVKLVFLDACRDNPFAAKIKSNSATRSVNVQSGLAEMKSGEGTLIAFATGPGQTALDGQEGNNSPFTRALIDNITKPGVEIQQAMTSVRAQVNEETRKGQLPWGHTNLIGAVYLNPSQQTQVANAAPTASGVVPAAASSSDGVELEYWRSVKESNKPEELNAYLSAYPNGQFKALALARLAAIKSGPSTATRNLNSGIDPATFTDDSTQLTEDQIGLDKGQRRDVQRRLTGLGFDTKVTGVFSDDTRTVLKRWQAARGYPSTGYLNKLQHKALLSEIVAAPATASDDSPKPARRAAPAQAQSAPPAQHRNSGGGDAGAAFVGGVVGGMMGGMFRR